One Clostridium sp. CM027 genomic window carries:
- the rpmA gene encoding 50S ribosomal protein L27, producing the protein MLVMNLQLFAHKKGVGSSRNGRDSESKRLGTKRADGQFVLSGNILVRQRGTKIHPGNNVGIGGDDTLFAKIDGVVKFERMGKMKKKASVYPVDVETCIAE; encoded by the coding sequence ATGTTAGTTATGAACCTTCAGTTATTTGCTCATAAAAAAGGAGTAGGTAGCTCAAGAAACGGTAGAGATAGTGAATCTAAGAGACTTGGGACTAAACGTGCAGATGGACAATTTGTTCTTTCAGGCAATATTTTAGTAAGACAAAGAGGAACAAAAATCCATCCAGGAAACAATGTTGGAATAGGTGGAGATGACACTCTTTTTGCTAAAATTGATGGAGTTGTAAAATTCGAAAGAATGGGCAAAATGAAGAAAAAAGCAAGTGTTTATCCTGTTGATGTAGAAACGTGTATTGCTGAATAA
- the rplU gene encoding 50S ribosomal protein L21: MYAVLVTGGKQYRVQEGDVLFVEKLDAEVETTIELNEILAVGKEEGLIVGKPVVEGAKVVAKVLAQGKAKKIIVFKFKRKLDYRKKQGHRQAYTKIQIEKIEA, translated from the coding sequence ATGTACGCAGTTTTAGTTACTGGTGGAAAGCAATATAGAGTTCAAGAAGGAGACGTTTTATTCGTTGAAAAATTGGATGCTGAAGTTGAAACAACCATTGAATTAAATGAAATTCTTGCAGTAGGCAAGGAAGAAGGCTTAATAGTTGGAAAACCTGTAGTAGAAGGAGCTAAAGTTGTTGCTAAAGTATTAGCACAAGGAAAAGCTAAGAAAATTATAGTTTTCAAATTTAAGAGAAAGTTAGATTACAGAAAGAAACAAGGACACAGACAAGCATATACTAAAATTCAAATCGAGAAGATAGAAGCTTAG
- a CDS encoding YhbY family RNA-binding protein: MITSKQRSYLRTLANPLQPVFQVGKAGIEENFLKQIEDILESRELVKIKILNNSGITAREASDIICTAINAEGIQSIGSKCVLYKRSLKKPKIELP; this comes from the coding sequence ATGATTACAAGTAAACAAAGAAGTTATTTGAGAACTCTTGCAAATCCATTACAACCTGTATTTCAGGTTGGAAAAGCTGGAATAGAAGAAAATTTTTTAAAACAGATAGAAGACATATTAGAATCTAGAGAGCTTGTTAAAATTAAAATTTTAAACAATAGTGGAATAACTGCTAGAGAAGCATCAGATATAATTTGCACGGCTATAAATGCTGAAGGAATACAAAGTATTGGTAGTAAATGCGTATTGTACAAAAGGTCATTAAAAAAGCCTAAAATTGAATTACCATAA
- a CDS encoding TIGR03936 family radical SAM-associated protein produces the protein MLILKKGRVSTVRYLIKYTKGSEIKFVAHLDLMRTLQKIIKRSVLPIEYSKGFNPHMAVSIAQPLSVGVHSEGEYMDVVLNSELEEKYIMDKMNENTPRGIEILDVVKVIPVEGKKKAQAMAIIDAAKYTIKLKCTGGEDALKTLQSICSAGEWNIVKMSKSGEKMINIKPLVHKFEYEVDSSVICISALIACGSRANLSARLLADYLKENIESINKEAFVDIEREEMYAYKDDKLVTLSELFKN, from the coding sequence ATGTTAATTTTAAAGAAGGGACGTGTTTCAACGGTGCGTTATTTAATTAAGTATACTAAAGGCAGTGAAATTAAATTTGTTGCTCATTTAGATTTAATGAGAACCCTCCAAAAAATTATTAAAAGGTCAGTTCTTCCAATAGAATATTCAAAAGGCTTTAATCCTCACATGGCGGTATCTATTGCACAACCATTGTCTGTAGGGGTACATTCTGAGGGGGAATACATGGATGTAGTGTTAAACAGTGAGTTAGAAGAAAAATATATTATGGATAAAATGAATGAAAATACGCCACGTGGAATTGAAATTTTAGATGTGGTAAAAGTTATTCCAGTTGAGGGAAAAAAGAAAGCTCAAGCTATGGCGATTATTGATGCTGCTAAATATACAATTAAACTAAAATGCACGGGTGGAGAGGATGCACTAAAAACATTGCAGAGTATTTGTAGTGCAGGCGAATGGAACATCGTTAAGATGAGTAAAAGCGGAGAAAAAATGATTAATATAAAACCATTAGTGCATAAATTTGAATATGAAGTAGATAGCTCAGTAATTTGTATTTCAGCACTTATTGCTTGTGGAAGTCGTGCTAATTTATCAGCTCGGTTATTAGCAGACTATTTGAAGGAAAATATAGAGTCTATTAATAAAGAAGCTTTTGTTGATATAGAGCGGGAAGAAATGTATGCATATAAAGATGATAAATTAGTCACTCTTAGCGAGCTTTTCAAAAATTAG
- the obgE gene encoding GTPase ObgE has translation MFIDTARIFVKSGNGGSGAVSFRTEKYIPLGGPDGGDGGDGGDVILVVDPSMTTLLDFSYARKFVAKNGVNGSGSKCYGKAGEDLYVKVPMGTIVRDMETEKIMYDLAHDGDSYRVCKAGQGGKGNVKFCTPTRQAPNFAEPGMPGEERWIKLELKSLADVGLLGFPNVGKSTLLSVVSKARPKIANYHFTTLKPNLGVVSVKGAQNFVIADIPGIIEGAAEGVGLGIGFLRHIERTRMLIHVVDISGIEGRDAVEDFVKINEELRKYSVKLWDRPQIIAANKSDLLFDDEVFENFKKKLNELGYDDSKIFKISAATNQGVDALMKEAARMLTTIPVTELIINDEDKFIIEEKRFTYTVEVDEEGTFVVEGSFVERLLSAVNINEPDSLKYFHKVLKNKGVFDALVAKGIQDGDLVRLQKFEFEFLL, from the coding sequence ATGTTTATTGATACAGCCAGGATTTTTGTTAAATCAGGAAATGGTGGCAGTGGAGCCGTTTCGTTTAGAACAGAGAAATATATACCACTGGGTGGACCAGATGGTGGAGACGGTGGAGACGGTGGAGACGTAATATTAGTAGTTGATCCTAGTATGACTACCCTATTAGATTTTTCATATGCAAGAAAATTCGTAGCAAAAAATGGAGTAAACGGTTCTGGTTCTAAGTGTTATGGAAAAGCTGGAGAGGATCTGTATGTTAAAGTTCCAATGGGGACTATTGTGCGTGACATGGAAACAGAAAAAATAATGTATGATTTAGCTCATGATGGTGATAGTTATAGAGTTTGCAAAGCTGGACAAGGCGGAAAAGGTAATGTTAAATTTTGTACACCTACAAGGCAAGCGCCAAACTTTGCTGAACCAGGAATGCCAGGAGAAGAAAGATGGATTAAGCTTGAACTTAAGAGCTTAGCTGATGTTGGATTATTAGGTTTTCCAAATGTAGGCAAGTCAACATTGCTTTCAGTAGTATCAAAAGCAAGACCTAAAATTGCTAATTATCACTTTACAACTTTAAAACCGAATTTAGGAGTAGTAAGTGTTAAGGGTGCACAGAATTTTGTTATTGCTGATATACCAGGAATAATTGAAGGTGCAGCTGAAGGAGTAGGTCTTGGAATAGGTTTTTTAAGACATATTGAAAGAACTAGAATGCTTATTCATGTGGTTGACATTTCAGGAATTGAAGGTAGAGATGCTGTAGAAGACTTTGTAAAAATAAATGAAGAACTTAGAAAATACAGCGTTAAGTTATGGGATAGACCTCAGATAATAGCCGCTAATAAGAGTGATTTGCTGTTTGATGATGAAGTATTTGAAAACTTTAAGAAGAAATTAAATGAACTGGGATATGATGATAGTAAGATATTTAAAATATCTGCAGCTACAAATCAAGGTGTGGATGCACTTATGAAAGAAGCGGCTAGAATGTTAACTACTATCCCAGTTACGGAACTAATAATAAATGATGAAGATAAATTCATAATAGAAGAAAAGAGATTCACCTACACTGTTGAGGTTGATGAAGAAGGAACTTTTGTTGTTGAAGGAAGTTTTGTTGAAAGATTGTTAAGTGCTGTTAATATAAATGAACCGGATTCTCTTAAATATTTCCACAAAGTGTTAAAGAATAAGGGAGTATTTGACGCATTAGTTGCAAAAGGAATTCAAGACGGTGATTTAGTAAGACTACAAAAGTTTGAATTTGAATTCTTATTATAA
- a CDS encoding Spo0B domain-containing protein — protein sequence MSDLESFINLIRKQRHDFMNDLQVISGYLQTRRPKDALKYIDRLSKENEIISEIYRLQDNGFSLCLENNIKKLWQNEVKVEINIEISNFKSKIFEIGYNKKGDLLNTIFMELEVTNQKFVYIYIFEDELGESLLITNNEAMSDEMSWMDEWQQIETEIDDLRIYKCVFDNNIAYRLIFSTISDVITCGAGLIN from the coding sequence ATGAGTGATTTAGAAAGTTTTATAAACTTAATTAGAAAACAAAGACATGATTTTATGAATGATCTGCAAGTTATATCTGGATATTTGCAAACGAGGCGACCGAAAGATGCTTTGAAATACATAGATAGGTTATCCAAGGAAAATGAAATTATCAGTGAAATTTATAGATTACAAGATAATGGATTTTCACTATGCCTTGAGAATAATATTAAAAAACTATGGCAAAATGAAGTAAAAGTAGAAATAAACATCGAAATTAGCAATTTTAAAAGTAAAATTTTTGAAATTGGATATAATAAAAAAGGCGATTTACTTAACACTATATTTATGGAACTAGAAGTTACTAATCAGAAATTTGTATATATTTATATATTCGAAGATGAATTAGGTGAAAGTTTACTGATTACTAATAATGAAGCTATGTCTGACGAAATGAGTTGGATGGATGAATGGCAACAAATAGAAACAGAAATAGATGATTTAAGAATTTATAAATGTGTTTTTGATAATAATATAGCTTATAGATTAATATTCAGTACCATAAGTGATGTTATCACCTGCGGCGCTGGGCTAATAAATTAA
- a CDS encoding Rne/Rng family ribonuclease, producing the protein MKEIYIERQEEFLRIAIKENNKLKECFIEEEDSGPIPGEIYQGVVKNIVPAIKCAFIDIGKGKDCYMYLDEKFKNTKIKKGDEIIVEVLKEEIDKKGAKVTSAFGIAGIYCVLVNMNKDISFSKKINNRTFETMVANQLNKPEDIGVMIRTNAFDVDIDTLNDEVRELYEIYKAVINRAKYSRNPILLFSDAGALNRTLRDILDKNTFKIVLNNESDFQYTKKFTEKRSDINVKVEFHSESRMLLDYYGIEKEILSLRNHRIPLKCGGNIVIDKTEAMYVIDINSGKNTKSRSLRKTAQSTNIEAATEIARQIRLRNLSGIIIIDFIDIEDLEVRKIILDVLEAGFADDKNKTVIYPFTELNLVQIARRRRGKSIYEFIEEPCKHCGGKSSRVKLAYIQFLIKNEIFKIHKEQGIKDIYIEIDGIYKKDIMEDVLEFARQIGALDNKIYVNFIPHLEKFKVESLIFANQIRNLQTQKIYG; encoded by the coding sequence GTGAAAGAAATATATATTGAAAGGCAAGAAGAATTTTTAAGAATAGCTATAAAGGAAAATAACAAATTAAAGGAATGCTTCATAGAAGAAGAGGATAGTGGCCCTATTCCAGGAGAAATATATCAGGGAGTCGTAAAAAATATTGTTCCAGCAATTAAATGTGCTTTTATAGATATTGGGAAGGGCAAAGACTGCTATATGTATCTTGATGAAAAGTTTAAGAATACCAAGATAAAAAAAGGCGATGAGATTATAGTTGAAGTCTTAAAAGAAGAGATCGATAAAAAGGGAGCTAAAGTTACTAGTGCTTTCGGCATTGCAGGTATTTACTGCGTGCTTGTAAATATGAATAAAGACATAAGCTTTTCTAAAAAAATAAATAATAGAACTTTTGAAACTATGGTGGCAAATCAACTTAACAAGCCAGAGGATATAGGGGTAATGATTAGGACTAATGCCTTTGATGTAGACATTGATACCCTAAACGATGAAGTTCGTGAATTATATGAAATATATAAGGCCGTTATAAACAGAGCGAAGTATTCAAGAAATCCTATTTTGCTATTTAGTGATGCTGGAGCTTTAAACAGAACTCTACGTGATATTTTAGATAAAAACACTTTTAAAATAGTATTGAATAATGAAAGTGATTTTCAGTATACGAAGAAATTTACAGAAAAACGATCGGACATCAATGTAAAAGTTGAATTTCATAGTGAAAGCAGAATGTTACTGGATTATTACGGAATAGAAAAAGAAATACTCAGTCTTCGCAATCATAGGATTCCACTAAAATGTGGAGGAAATATTGTAATTGATAAAACTGAGGCAATGTATGTAATTGATATTAATTCTGGGAAGAATACAAAGAGTCGATCACTTCGAAAAACTGCACAAAGCACCAATATTGAGGCGGCGACAGAAATTGCAAGACAAATTAGACTTCGAAATCTAAGCGGAATCATTATAATAGATTTTATTGATATTGAGGATTTAGAAGTGAGAAAAATTATATTAGACGTTTTAGAAGCAGGATTTGCGGATGATAAAAACAAGACTGTAATTTATCCATTTACTGAGCTAAATTTGGTTCAAATTGCAAGACGGAGGCGCGGAAAGTCTATATACGAGTTTATTGAGGAACCTTGCAAGCATTGCGGTGGGAAGAGTAGCAGGGTTAAGCTAGCCTATATTCAATTTTTAATTAAAAATGAAATTTTTAAGATACATAAGGAACAGGGCATTAAAGATATATATATTGAAATTGACGGAATTTACAAAAAGGATATTATGGAGGATGTTTTAGAATTTGCACGTCAAATAGGAGCGTTAGATAATAAAATTTATGTGAATTTTATTCCCCATTTAGAAAAATTCAAAGTAGAATCGCTAATTTTCGCAAATCAAATAAGAAATTTGCAAACACAGAAGATATATGGGTAA
- a CDS encoding ribosomal-processing cysteine protease Prp: MVKVEFVRRKGKIVSFKIKGHAQPKEAELDVDLICAAISAISQTTIIGIEKVLKIKVKYDIEDGFLNLDLKDQTLKDIERCQVLLETMILGLKSIEITYGEYIKVETEEV; the protein is encoded by the coding sequence ATGGTTAAAGTTGAATTTGTTCGAAGAAAAGGTAAAATAGTTTCTTTTAAAATAAAAGGTCATGCTCAGCCTAAAGAAGCAGAATTAGATGTAGATTTAATTTGTGCTGCTATTTCAGCAATTTCTCAAACTACAATTATTGGGATTGAGAAAGTTCTAAAAATTAAGGTGAAGTATGATATAGAGGATGGATTTTTGAATTTAGATTTAAAAGATCAAACCCTAAAAGATATCGAAAGATGTCAAGTTTTACTTGAAACAATGATACTTGGACTTAAAAGTATAGAAATTACTTATGGTGAATATATAAAAGTAGAAACAGAGGAGGTGTAG
- the nadD gene encoding nicotinate-nucleotide adenylyltransferase: MCYYFTEGTLLYYKEGVTVKKAIFGGTFDPIHIGHVHIAYEALYNLHLDKILFMPAGNPPNKINKKITDAQIRYDLVKKAIEHESHFEISDYEINKKENSYTYETLELFSESQTNIEWYFLIGGDSLMDLDNWKNVDRILKSCKLVVYGRAGFTVEELLKQKNHVEQKFNGKVIFLNMPIIDISSTNIRGGIKKGRNVDYLLPKGVEVIIDNLQLYK, encoded by the coding sequence ATGTGTTATTATTTTACAGAAGGTACCTTATTATACTATAAAGAAGGTGTTACAGTGAAAAAGGCTATTTTTGGAGGAACCTTTGATCCAATTCACATAGGGCATGTTCATATTGCCTATGAAGCATTATACAATTTACATTTAGACAAGATTTTATTTATGCCAGCAGGGAATCCACCGAATAAAATTAATAAAAAAATAACAGATGCTCAAATTAGATATGATTTAGTTAAAAAGGCAATAGAGCACGAAAGCCACTTTGAAATAAGCGATTATGAAATTAATAAAAAAGAGAATAGCTATACTTATGAAACACTTGAACTTTTTAGTGAATCGCAAACTAATATAGAGTGGTATTTTTTAATTGGTGGAGACAGCCTAATGGATTTAGATAATTGGAAAAATGTAGATAGAATACTCAAAAGTTGTAAGTTGGTGGTTTATGGTAGAGCAGGATTTACAGTGGAAGAATTGTTAAAGCAGAAAAATCATGTAGAACAAAAGTTCAATGGTAAAGTGATTTTTCTTAATATGCCAATTATAGACATATCTTCAACGAACATTAGAGGTGGTATAAAAAAAGGTAGAAATGTTGATTATCTTCTTCCTAAGGGTGTAGAGGTAATAATTGATAATCTTCAGTTATATAAATAG